In Salisediminibacterium beveridgei, one DNA window encodes the following:
- a CDS encoding SA1362 family protein translates to MSRLLKNPVIMVVMALALLGIGVQLITSPGAFFTSILITIGIATLLILLFRNVIMPRMMGAQNGSAYQKAVKQSKQVHAPQQTVKKPTSNPKNTTSFSKKKQEQKRSSNRPTSRKSSNVKLTVIEGKKNKKKSRALF, encoded by the coding sequence ATGAGCCGATTACTCAAAAATCCTGTCATTATGGTAGTAATGGCCCTGGCACTGTTGGGAATAGGTGTTCAGCTTATTACGTCACCCGGAGCATTCTTCACTTCGATCCTGATCACAATCGGTATTGCAACACTACTGATACTGTTGTTCAGAAATGTAATTATGCCACGAATGATGGGTGCACAAAATGGAAGTGCTTATCAAAAAGCTGTGAAGCAATCCAAGCAGGTTCACGCCCCCCAGCAAACAGTTAAAAAACCGACGTCAAATCCAAAAAACACAACATCCTTTTCAAAGAAAAAACAAGAGCAAAAACGATCTTCAAACCGACCAACATCGCGCAAATCTTCGAATGTCAAATTGACCGTCATCGAAGGGAAAAAGAACAAGAAAAAAAGCCGGGCACTTTTCTAA